A single genomic interval of Celeribacter indicus harbors:
- a CDS encoding MDR family MFS transporter, producing the protein MPQTSPPPEADAMPASDTGPTPHREHGSIPLTVASVAVLMLLAALDQTIVATALPTIVTDLGGLDHLSWVVTAYILASTVVAPLYGKLGDLYGRRNVVILAVLLFLAGSVLCGLARSMGFLIAARAIQGLGGGGLFVLALSIIGDIIPPRERGRIQGVFASVFGVSSVAGPLLGGWFVDALSWHWIFYINLPLGALALAGFTFGFKANPDRVAHRIDYAGAAALSLSLASIVLLTALGGKEFAITDPAGLLLMALFLGATAAFVRIERRAEEPILPMSLFSMNVFTVTAVISFVSGALLFGALTFIPVFLQMATGASATQSGLQLIPMTAGILTASTLSGRYMMRTGRYRILPLIGLCVATLALLVLTRLSPAMPAPVLWAALAGLGAGMGCIFPVVTTAVQNAVSRRQIGTATAAGLMFRQVGASISVALFGALFSARMAALIGTTPPEGLGDIAELGPQVMAHLSPETQAMIGRSVSEALHPVYWIAAGLAVFGLLVATKLREIPLESRRA; encoded by the coding sequence ATGCCACAGACAAGCCCCCCGCCCGAGGCCGACGCCATGCCCGCGTCCGACACCGGGCCGACCCCGCACCGGGAGCACGGCTCGATCCCGCTCACCGTCGCCTCCGTCGCCGTCCTGATGCTGCTCGCGGCGCTGGACCAGACCATCGTCGCCACCGCCCTGCCCACGATCGTCACGGACCTCGGCGGGCTCGACCACCTCTCCTGGGTGGTGACCGCCTATATCCTCGCCTCGACCGTCGTCGCCCCGCTCTACGGCAAGCTCGGCGACCTCTACGGACGGCGCAATGTCGTCATCCTCGCCGTCCTGCTCTTCCTCGCGGGCTCCGTGCTCTGCGGCCTCGCGCGGTCCATGGGGTTCCTGATCGCCGCCCGCGCCATCCAGGGCCTTGGCGGCGGCGGGCTGTTCGTGCTCGCGCTGTCGATCATCGGCGACATCATCCCGCCGCGGGAACGCGGCCGCATCCAGGGCGTCTTCGCCTCCGTCTTCGGCGTCTCCTCCGTCGCCGGGCCGCTTCTGGGCGGGTGGTTCGTGGATGCGCTCAGCTGGCACTGGATCTTCTATATCAACCTGCCGCTCGGCGCGCTGGCCCTCGCCGGCTTCACCTTCGGCTTCAAGGCCAACCCGGACCGCGTCGCCCACCGGATCGACTATGCCGGAGCCGCCGCGCTCAGCCTGTCGCTCGCCTCCATCGTCCTGCTGACCGCGCTCGGCGGCAAGGAATTCGCCATCACCGATCCGGCGGGGCTTCTGCTCATGGCGCTGTTCCTCGGGGCCACCGCCGCCTTCGTCCGCATCGAGCGGCGCGCCGAGGAGCCGATCCTGCCGATGAGCCTGTTCTCGATGAACGTCTTCACGGTGACCGCGGTCATCTCCTTCGTCTCCGGGGCGCTCCTGTTCGGCGCGCTGACCTTCATCCCGGTCTTCCTGCAAATGGCGACGGGCGCCTCCGCGACGCAATCGGGCCTGCAACTGATCCCGATGACCGCCGGGATCCTCACCGCCTCGACCCTGTCGGGCCGCTACATGATGCGCACCGGACGGTACCGGATCCTGCCGCTGATCGGGCTCTGCGTCGCGACGCTGGCGCTGCTCGTGCTCACCCGGCTGTCCCCGGCGATGCCCGCCCCGGTGCTCTGGGCCGCGCTCGCCGGCCTCGGCGCGGGCATGGGCTGCATCTTCCCGGTGGTCACGACCGCCGTGCAGAACGCCGTGAGCCGCCGGCAGATCGGCACGGCCACGGCGGCGGGGCTGATGTTCCGCCAGGTCGGCGCCTCGATCTCCGTCGCGCTCTTCGGCGCGCTGTTCTCGGCGCGGATGGCCGCCCTCATCGGCACCACCCCGCCCGAAGGGCTCGGCGATATCGCCGAACTCGGCCCGCAGGTGATGGCGCATCTCTCCCCGGAGACCCAGGCGATGATCGGCCGCTCCGTCTCCGAGGCGCTGCATCCGGTCTACTGGATCGCCGCCGGCCTCGCCGTCTTCGGGCTTCTCGTCGCCACGAAGCTGCGCGAGATCCCGCTCGAGAGCCGCCGCGCCTGA
- a CDS encoding MarR family winged helix-turn-helix transcriptional regulator yields the protein MTDDPHRFPFDPRVHAGVPDLLDARGFSRGAAEDLLALDLVLFQWRRMAERGEFKGRVLEDMSERLEPAILQGLLSVAQLSAGIGQRAPVQPTIGMVAEIMAVDPSRASRIVSELVSRGYVERRAAQEDARRSVLVTTAKGRRFLDEYTRSKWRIFAEIFDGWEAQDIADFSRLFARYVSRLVEVLARAPGEAK from the coding sequence ATGACAGACGATCCCCACCGCTTCCCTTTCGATCCGCGCGTCCACGCGGGCGTGCCCGACCTGCTCGATGCCCGCGGCTTCTCGCGCGGCGCGGCGGAGGATCTTCTGGCGCTCGATCTCGTGCTGTTCCAGTGGCGGCGCATGGCCGAGCGCGGCGAATTCAAGGGGCGGGTGCTCGAGGACATGAGCGAACGGCTCGAACCGGCCATCCTCCAGGGCCTGCTGTCGGTGGCGCAGCTCTCCGCCGGGATCGGGCAGCGCGCGCCGGTGCAGCCGACCATCGGCATGGTCGCGGAGATCATGGCCGTCGATCCCTCCCGCGCCTCGCGCATCGTCTCCGAACTCGTGTCCCGCGGCTATGTCGAACGCCGTGCCGCACAGGAGGATGCGCGCCGCTCCGTGCTCGTGACCACGGCGAAGGGGCGGCGCTTCCTCGACGAATACACGCGCTCGAAATGGCGCATTTTCGCCGAGATCTTCGACGGCTGGGAGGCCCAGGACATCGCCGATTTCTCCCGTCTCTTCGCGCGCTATGTTTCCCGCCTGGTTGAGGTTCTCGCCCGCGCGCCCGGCGAGGCGAAGTGA
- a CDS encoding ATP-dependent helicase, translating to MSSFNEDDAFEAAARPSLSQMAMASRPAPYLDGLNPAQREAVEALDGPVLMLAGAGTGKTKALTCRIAHLLNTGRARPNEILAVTFTNKAAREMKDRVAGLMGHAIEGMPWLGTFHSVCVRQLRRHAELAGLRSNFTILDTDDQIRLLKQLISAAGIDEKRWPARQLAGIIDGWKNRALTPGKVPGAEGAEFNGRATRLYADYQERLKTLNAVDFGDLLLHMVTIFQEHPDLLAQYQRWYRYILVDEYQDTNVAQYLWLRLLAQGHRNICCVGDDDQSIYGWRGAEVGNILRFEKDFPGAKVIRLEQNYRSTPHILAAASSVISANTGRLGKELWTDVAEGEKVRLIGHWDGEVEARWVGEEIEALHGGTSRYAKQRNNPRSKDIVQEFERLAKKGALGGVRTPEELYERFRTQNSPLKEFKTRKLMWDLTERWQNEEPLHPAFHRFSMEEIAILVRASHQMRAFEDRFLTIGLPYRVIGGPRFYERMEIRDAMAYFRVVTQPSDDLAFERIINTPKRGVGDKALQEIQIAARANGMSLLDGARIAVGEGLLKGKAKAGVAQLIADLDRWASLNVQQIRYPGVDDEDAVVEDVDYAPAEISHVELAEKILDESGYTAMWQNDKSPEAPGRLENLKELVKALEQFDNLAGFLEHVALIMDNESEEQGEKVTIMTLHAAKGLEFPVVFLPGWEEGLFPSQRSMDENGLKGLEEERRLAYVGITRAEELCTISFAANRRVYGQWQSQLASRFIDELDPEHVDVMTPSGLYGANAGFAAGGAGGGMSSFEDRAAKADVYNSPGWKRMQARAGQRGMRQPAESRHMVIDATATSAYTVGDRVFHKKFGYGEVIEIEGDKLTIEFDHSGPKKLVAGFVLPADQAGDVPF from the coding sequence ATGAGCAGTTTCAACGAAGATGACGCCTTCGAGGCCGCCGCCCGCCCGTCGCTGTCGCAGATGGCGATGGCCTCCCGTCCTGCGCCCTATCTCGACGGGCTGAACCCCGCACAGCGCGAGGCGGTGGAGGCGCTCGACGGGCCCGTCCTCATGCTCGCCGGTGCCGGCACCGGCAAGACGAAGGCGCTCACCTGCCGTATCGCACATCTGCTGAACACCGGGCGTGCGCGCCCGAACGAGATCCTCGCCGTGACCTTCACCAACAAGGCCGCGCGCGAGATGAAGGACCGCGTCGCGGGCCTCATGGGCCATGCGATCGAGGGCATGCCCTGGCTCGGCACCTTCCATTCCGTCTGCGTCCGGCAGTTGCGCCGCCATGCCGAGCTTGCCGGGCTGCGATCGAATTTCACCATCCTCGACACGGACGACCAGATCCGCCTGCTGAAACAGCTCATCTCCGCGGCGGGAATCGACGAGAAACGCTGGCCCGCGCGGCAGCTCGCCGGGATCATCGACGGCTGGAAGAACCGCGCGCTCACGCCCGGCAAGGTGCCCGGCGCGGAAGGCGCGGAGTTCAACGGCCGCGCGACCCGGCTCTATGCCGACTACCAGGAGCGGCTGAAGACGCTCAACGCCGTCGATTTCGGCGACCTGCTGCTCCACATGGTCACGATCTTCCAGGAGCATCCCGACCTTCTGGCGCAATACCAGCGCTGGTACCGCTACATCCTCGTCGACGAATACCAGGACACGAACGTGGCGCAATACCTCTGGCTGAGGCTGCTGGCGCAGGGCCATCGCAACATCTGCTGCGTGGGCGACGACGACCAGTCGATCTATGGCTGGCGCGGCGCCGAGGTCGGCAACATCCTGCGGTTCGAAAAGGATTTTCCCGGCGCGAAGGTGATCCGGCTCGAACAGAACTACCGCTCCACGCCGCATATCCTCGCCGCCGCGTCCTCGGTGATCTCCGCCAATACCGGACGGCTCGGGAAGGAGCTCTGGACCGATGTGGCGGAGGGCGAGAAGGTGCGGCTCATCGGCCATTGGGACGGTGAGGTGGAGGCGCGCTGGGTCGGGGAGGAGATCGAGGCGCTGCATGGCGGCACCTCCCGTTACGCGAAACAAAGAAATAATCCGAGATCAAAGGATATTGTTCAGGAATTTGAACGCCTTGCAAAGAAAGGGGCGCTGGGAGGGGTGAGGACACCGGAAGAACTATACGAGCGATTTCGAACTCAAAACAGCCCTCTTAAAGAGTTTAAAACACGTAAACTGATGTGGGATCTCACGGAGCGGTGGCAAAATGAAGAGCCGCTTCATCCTGCTTTCCATAGGTTTAGTATGGAAGAAATCGCAATCCTCGTCCGCGCCTCGCATCAGATGCGCGCCTTCGAGGACCGGTTCCTGACCATCGGACTGCCCTATCGCGTGATCGGCGGCCCCCGATTCTACGAGCGGATGGAGATCCGCGACGCGATGGCCTATTTCCGCGTCGTCACCCAGCCCTCGGACGATCTCGCCTTTGAACGGATCATCAACACGCCGAAACGCGGCGTGGGCGACAAGGCCTTGCAGGAGATCCAGATCGCGGCGCGGGCCAATGGCATGAGCCTGCTCGACGGGGCGCGCATCGCGGTCGGGGAGGGGCTTTTGAAGGGCAAGGCGAAAGCGGGCGTGGCGCAGCTCATCGCGGATCTCGACCGCTGGGCCTCGCTCAACGTCCAGCAGATCCGCTATCCCGGCGTCGACGACGAGGATGCCGTGGTGGAGGATGTCGATTACGCCCCTGCCGAGATCAGCCATGTCGAACTGGCCGAGAAGATCCTCGACGAGAGCGGCTATACGGCGATGTGGCAGAACGACAAGTCGCCGGAGGCGCCGGGACGGCTCGAGAACCTCAAGGAGCTCGTCAAGGCCCTGGAACAGTTCGACAATCTCGCGGGCTTCCTCGAACATGTCGCGCTCATCATGGACAATGAGAGCGAGGAGCAGGGCGAGAAGGTCACGATCATGACGCTGCACGCGGCCAAGGGGCTCGAGTTTCCGGTGGTCTTCCTGCCGGGCTGGGAGGAGGGCCTGTTTCCCTCGCAGCGCAGCATGGACGAGAACGGCCTCAAGGGGCTCGAGGAGGAGCGGCGTCTGGCCTATGTCGGCATCACCCGCGCCGAGGAGCTTTGCACGATCTCCTTCGCCGCCAACCGCCGCGTCTACGGGCAATGGCAGTCGCAACTCGCCTCGCGCTTCATCGACGAACTCGATCCGGAACATGTCGACGTGATGACGCCCTCGGGCCTTTACGGCGCCAATGCGGGCTTTGCCGCGGGCGGCGCGGGCGGCGGGATGTCGTCTTTCGAGGACCGCGCGGCGAAGGCCGATGTCTACAATTCCCCCGGCTGGAAGCGGATGCAGGCGCGGGCGGGGCAGCGCGGGATGCGCCAGCCGGCGGAAAGCCGGCATATGGTGATCGACGCGACCGCCACCTCCGCCTACACGGTCGGCGACCGGGTATTCCACAAGAAGTTCGGCTATGGCGAGGTGATCGAGATCGAGGGCGACAAGCTCACGATCGAATTCGACCATTCCGGGCCGAAGAAGCTCGTCGCCGGATTCGTCCTGCCGGCCGACCAGGCCGGGGATGTGCCGTTCTGA